One part of the Thiothrix nivea DSM 5205 genome encodes these proteins:
- a CDS encoding DUF4395 domain-containing protein: protein MPTPTHGGNTGIAAIISTCKNLWFRDLAETPTYINDTAVRIRAGLLLAIPIYMGFTLFNAIYGSKWEVTGEMIQDTLETDWDGHIIYSVEAIRRTLDFSLQTHLLFYALFEMLAGMFVLTSRFSPTILLSCFLARGKRPVWKPLVPKRFAWSIGASFIITCLIFFNPEVFAGWVNALVGHPEWLPTTENYMPRWIPLVMVWVCFGFMWLETVLGFCAGCKIHALLAWLGVFKEECEACNNIDWEEIARKQQI, encoded by the coding sequence ATGCCTACGCCTACGCACGGGGGAAACACCGGGATAGCCGCCATCATCAGCACCTGCAAAAACCTCTGGTTCCGCGACCTTGCTGAAACGCCAACTTACATCAATGACACCGCCGTGCGTATCCGCGCCGGATTATTGCTGGCCATCCCGATCTACATGGGCTTTACACTTTTCAACGCCATTTATGGCTCAAAGTGGGAAGTCACCGGGGAAATGATTCAGGATACCCTGGAAACCGACTGGGACGGGCATATCATTTACAGCGTCGAAGCCATTCGCCGTACCCTGGATTTTTCCCTCCAAACTCACCTGCTGTTTTACGCCTTATTTGAAATGCTGGCTGGCATGTTTGTGCTGACCTCACGCTTCTCCCCTACCATCCTGCTCAGCTGCTTTCTGGCCAGGGGCAAACGCCCAGTATGGAAACCGCTGGTTCCCAAACGCTTCGCTTGGTCTATTGGCGCAAGTTTTATCATCACCTGCCTGATTTTCTTTAACCCCGAAGTGTTTGCCGGTTGGGTCAACGCGCTGGTTGGTCACCCGGAATGGCTGCCAACCACCGAAAACTACATGCCACGCTGGATACCGCTGGTCATGGTCTGGGTCTGCTTTGGTTTCATGTGGCTGGAAACGGTGCTCGGCTTTTGCGCCGGCTGCAAAATACATGCATTGCTGGCATGGCTCGGCGTTTTCAAGGAAGAGTGCGAAGCCTGCAATAATATTGACTGGGAAGAAATCGCCCGCAAACAACAAATCTGA
- the soxZ gene encoding thiosulfate oxidation carrier complex protein SoxZ, with product MSSIKLKAKADGDTVEVKALMTHPMETGQRKDKKTGELVPAHFISEIVVTAGDKTVMTANWGASVSKNPYLAFNYAGKAGDKVKLTWKDNKGETDSAETDAA from the coding sequence ATGTCTAGCATTAAACTGAAAGCCAAAGCCGATGGCGACACTGTAGAAGTCAAGGCGCTCATGACCCACCCGATGGAAACCGGACAGCGCAAGGACAAGAAAACCGGCGAACTCGTCCCCGCCCATTTCATCAGTGAGATCGTGGTCACTGCCGGTGACAAGACCGTCATGACCGCCAACTGGGGGGCGTCCGTTTCCAAGAACCCTTACCTCGCCTTCAACTATGCAGGCAAGGCTGGCGACAAGGTCAAGCTGACCTGGAAGGACAACAAGGGCGAAACCGATTCCGCTGAAACTGACGCGGCGTAA
- the soxA gene encoding sulfur oxidation c-type cytochrome SoxA, translating to MKQTILAGTLALSLSASVAYAAPAEDLKAFQDYFAKQFKDVPAADFKDGAYALDAGLKEQWEAMEEFPPYEGDVDAGKELWETALKDGKTYADCLGDVKGVRTKFPHYDAEKDDVITLEGALEACKKEHDGEGFVNKDGKPQLDKGKIVQLAAYIGMEGRGGKIDLPAPEGKAMDWYDMGKNYFYAKRGQLNMSCADCHVYNAGKNIRADLLSPALGHVTHWPVYRSAWGETRSLHNRFVGCNEQVRAAGLKPESKEYKALEYFLTYMNNGQEWNGPGSRK from the coding sequence ATGAAACAAACAATTCTGGCAGGCACACTTGCGCTGTCACTGAGCGCATCTGTAGCCTACGCGGCTCCCGCTGAAGACCTGAAAGCCTTCCAGGACTACTTCGCCAAGCAGTTCAAGGATGTTCCGGCAGCCGACTTCAAGGATGGTGCTTATGCGCTGGACGCTGGCCTGAAAGAGCAATGGGAAGCCATGGAAGAATTCCCGCCGTATGAGGGCGACGTTGACGCAGGCAAAGAACTGTGGGAAACCGCGCTGAAAGATGGCAAAACCTACGCTGACTGCCTGGGCGATGTCAAAGGCGTGCGCACCAAGTTCCCACATTACGATGCCGAGAAAGATGATGTCATCACCCTGGAAGGCGCGCTGGAAGCCTGTAAGAAGGAGCATGACGGCGAAGGCTTCGTCAACAAGGATGGCAAGCCACAACTGGACAAAGGCAAGATCGTGCAATTGGCGGCGTACATCGGCATGGAAGGCCGTGGTGGCAAGATTGACCTTCCCGCACCAGAAGGCAAGGCCATGGACTGGTATGACATGGGCAAGAACTATTTCTACGCCAAACGCGGCCAGTTGAACATGTCCTGCGCTGACTGCCACGTCTACAACGCTGGCAAGAATATCCGCGCTGACCTGCTCAGCCCTGCCCTCGGCCACGTGACTCATTGGCCGGTATACCGCTCCGCCTGGGGTGAAACCCGTTCGCTGCACAACCGCTTCGTCGGCTGCAATGAGCAGGTACGTGCTGCCGGCCTCAAGCCTGAAAGCAAAGAGTACAAGGCGCTGGAATACTTCCTGACTTACATGAACAATGGCCAAGAATGGAACGGCCCTGGTTCACGCAAGTAA
- a CDS encoding oligosaccharide flippase family protein, translating to MKNIQRNVIFTGIGYVLPLLASLLTIPLMLRHFGTDVYGLYIICISLIGFMNFIDLGVGQAIVKYVAEYEVTGERHKVKPVLDIGLLSYIVLGLLTVGLLYGFAPALSAFIYDNNLQNREMAQAALRITSLALLLSYVNQFFLNVCRAYHRFDIPALIHNSANIGGIVLATILLVMGYSLREVLWGYVLVQSIALICGFWFSRQVLPEGLRFGLSFDAGIFAAMISFSVYTFIGNSVIALTSRADKLLIGGVIGTEAVTYYQIPFTIAQMLNGIVNTLVHIMFPRFSELASLGSGQELLRLYKNATHVVFFISAFIAVMLVTTGESFLSLWISPEFAAKTAITLQLIAVFSFFNSNLVVAYWAAQGAGEAKLTALVIVLSAVAYGFGIFYLGERYSYNGVAVALYLGLLPFPLLFMWVSRHIGHRIHQYLLGLLLTFVLGALAVYLLAYMNSHITSRLMHIFANGAVAAVVMVVFLGWFFARLRERRSAE from the coding sequence ATGAAAAATATCCAACGCAATGTGATTTTTACCGGCATCGGCTATGTGCTGCCGTTGTTGGCGTCCTTATTGACCATTCCATTGATGTTGCGGCATTTCGGGACGGATGTGTATGGGTTGTACATCATTTGCATATCCCTGATCGGGTTCATGAATTTTATTGACCTGGGTGTAGGTCAGGCCATTGTAAAATACGTAGCGGAATACGAGGTCACCGGTGAGCGCCACAAAGTCAAGCCGGTGCTGGATATTGGGCTGCTGAGTTATATTGTGCTGGGGTTATTGACCGTTGGGCTGTTGTATGGGTTTGCGCCTGCATTGAGTGCTTTTATTTACGACAATAACCTGCAAAATCGCGAAATGGCGCAGGCAGCGCTCAGGATAACCAGCCTGGCGTTATTGCTGAGCTATGTTAACCAGTTTTTCCTGAATGTGTGTCGTGCGTACCACCGTTTCGACATTCCGGCCCTTATCCATAATTCGGCCAATATTGGTGGTATTGTATTGGCGACCATCTTGCTGGTGATGGGGTATTCGCTTAGGGAAGTCCTGTGGGGGTATGTGCTGGTGCAGTCCATTGCCCTGATCTGTGGTTTCTGGTTTAGTCGGCAGGTATTGCCAGAGGGGTTGCGCTTTGGCTTGTCGTTTGATGCCGGCATTTTTGCTGCCATGATTTCTTTCAGTGTGTATACGTTTATTGGCAATTCCGTCATTGCTTTAACTTCCCGGGCTGACAAGCTGCTGATTGGCGGGGTTATTGGCACAGAAGCAGTCACGTATTACCAGATTCCATTCACGATTGCCCAGATGTTGAATGGCATTGTCAATACCCTGGTGCATATCATGTTCCCGCGTTTCAGTGAGTTGGCCAGTCTTGGTAGTGGGCAGGAGTTGCTAAGGCTGTATAAAAACGCAACTCACGTGGTGTTTTTCATCAGTGCATTTATCGCCGTGATGTTGGTGACGACGGGGGAGAGCTTCCTGAGTTTGTGGATCTCCCCCGAGTTTGCCGCGAAGACTGCCATCACCTTGCAGCTGATTGCCGTGTTTTCTTTCTTCAATTCCAATCTTGTGGTGGCTTATTGGGCTGCGCAGGGTGCAGGGGAGGCCAAGCTGACAGCGCTGGTGATTGTATTGAGTGCGGTTGCATATGGGTTTGGGATTTTCTATTTGGGTGAGCGTTACTCTTATAACGGGGTGGCGGTTGCCTTGTACTTGGGCTTGTTGCCATTCCCGCTGCTGTTCATGTGGGTGTCGCGCCATATTGGCCACCGGATTCATCAATATTTGCTGGGTTTGTTACTGACATTTGTGCTAGGGGCGTTGGCTGTTTATTTGCTGGCTTACATGAATAGCCATATTACTAGCAGGCTTATGCATATTTTTGCCAATGGTGCCGTTGCTGCTGTGGTGATGGTGGTATTTTTGGGGTGGTTTTTTGCACGGTTGCGGGAGCGGCGGTCTGCGGAATGA
- a CDS encoding DsrE family protein, whose product MLKPVMLSFAIMLGSLANLAIAEDAKPAEAAAPADAKFDPGVPAPKVADNYYDGAEKVVVHVSMDGDEKKYMGILGNVSNYIKALDATGKKTEAIIVMNGDGVNLLRQAKEVEMNADAKLPGKITELKEKGVKFDVCYNTLAGRKIKFEELYDAKPEDVIPSGVAEVGRLESQGYRLLKP is encoded by the coding sequence ATGTTAAAACCCGTCATGCTCAGTTTCGCAATCATGCTCGGCAGCCTGGCAAATCTGGCGATAGCGGAAGACGCCAAGCCTGCTGAGGCTGCCGCTCCCGCCGACGCCAAATTTGACCCTGGCGTTCCCGCCCCCAAAGTAGCCGACAATTATTACGACGGCGCTGAAAAAGTCGTCGTGCATGTCAGCATGGATGGTGACGAAAAGAAATACATGGGCATCCTCGGCAATGTCAGCAACTATATCAAGGCACTCGACGCCACCGGCAAGAAAACCGAAGCCATCATCGTGATGAACGGCGATGGCGTTAACCTGCTACGCCAAGCCAAGGAAGTGGAAATGAATGCCGATGCCAAGCTGCCCGGCAAAATCACCGAACTGAAGGAAAAAGGCGTCAAGTTCGATGTGTGCTACAACACGCTGGCTGGGCGCAAAATCAAGTTTGAGGAACTCTACGATGCCAAACCGGAAGATGTCATCCCATCCGGCGTAGCTGAAGTAGGTCGGCTGGAATCACAAGGCTACCGCCTGCTGAAGCCCTGA
- a CDS encoding RNA polymerase sigma factor: MLGQYLRFNRFGYKLAEQRAKLHRMALAWCGDHALADDLVQDALARALEKQDQLRDEERLGAWLYKILHNCWMEYLRTRKPEMDIDDIELTCTDCPERKFAEHQLVEQVQAAVASLPLGQREVMTLVDLEGCGYEQVALILDIPVGTVMSRLSRAREAMKKRLQGVRNMDNVHYLRRVK; this comes from the coding sequence ATGTTAGGCCAGTATCTTCGTTTCAATCGTTTTGGTTACAAATTGGCAGAGCAGCGGGCGAAATTGCACCGGATGGCTCTGGCGTGGTGTGGTGATCATGCGTTGGCCGATGATCTGGTCCAGGATGCGTTGGCGCGGGCGCTGGAAAAACAGGATCAATTGCGCGATGAGGAACGTCTTGGCGCATGGTTATACAAAATCCTGCATAACTGCTGGATGGAGTACCTGCGCACCCGCAAACCTGAAATGGACATTGACGATATTGAACTGACTTGTACGGATTGCCCCGAACGCAAATTTGCCGAACACCAACTGGTGGAACAGGTGCAGGCTGCCGTTGCTTCCCTGCCCCTGGGGCAGAGGGAAGTGATGACGTTGGTTGATCTGGAAGGCTGTGGTTATGAACAGGTTGCCCTCATTCTCGATATTCCGGTGGGCACAGTGATGAGCCGCTTGAGCCGCGCCCGTGAAGCGATGAAAAAACGCCTGCAAGGCGTTCGTAATATGGATAACGTTCACTATCTGAGGAGAGTGAAATGA
- the soxY gene encoding thiosulfate oxidation carrier protein SoxY, giving the protein MKRRTFLQGSLAAGAAGMAVSAGLLTPRMVLADGSAFDAKTLDDTLKAMAITPEESGDVKIKAPEIAENGAVVPVTVTGPEGTTELSILVENNPNPLAATFILGEGAKPEASTRIKMGKTSNVIALAKVGDKTLSAKQEVKVTIGGCGG; this is encoded by the coding sequence ATGAAACGCAGAACATTCTTGCAAGGCAGCCTGGCAGCAGGTGCTGCCGGCATGGCGGTCAGCGCAGGCTTGCTGACCCCGCGCATGGTGCTGGCCGATGGCAGCGCATTTGACGCCAAAACCCTGGATGACACCCTGAAAGCCATGGCCATTACCCCGGAAGAGTCCGGTGACGTCAAGATCAAGGCGCCGGAAATCGCTGAAAACGGCGCGGTTGTACCTGTCACCGTCACCGGCCCGGAAGGCACCACCGAACTGAGCATCCTGGTTGAAAACAACCCCAACCCGCTGGCCGCCACCTTCATCCTCGGTGAGGGCGCGAAGCCGGAGGCGTCCACCCGCATCAAGATGGGCAAGACCTCCAACGTCATCGCCCTCGCCAAAGTGGGCGACAAAACCCTTTCAGCCAAGCAGGAAGTCAAGGTCACCATCGGTGGCTGCGGCGGTTAA
- the soxZ gene encoding thiosulfate oxidation carrier complex protein SoxZ, with product MSSIKLKAKADGDTVEVKALMTHPMETGQRKDKKTGELVPAHFISEIVVTAGDKTVMTANWGASVSKNPYLAFNYAGKAGDKVKLTWKDNKGETDSAETDAA from the coding sequence ATGTCTAGCATTAAACTGAAAGCCAAAGCCGATGGCGACACTGTAGAAGTCAAGGCGCTCATGACCCACCCGATGGAAACCGGACAGCGCAAGGACAAGAAAACCGGCGAACTCGTCCCCGCCCATTTCATCAGTGAGATCGTGGTCACTGCCGGTGACAAGACCGTCATGACCGCCAACTGGGGGGCGTCCGTTTCCAAGAACCCTTACCTCGCCTTCAACTATGCAGGCAAGGCTGGCGACAAGGTCAAGCTGACCTGGAAGGACAACAAGGGCGAAACCGATTCCGCTGAAACTGATGCGGCTTGA